From the genome of Argentina anserina chromosome 4, drPotAnse1.1, whole genome shotgun sequence, one region includes:
- the LOC126790644 gene encoding S-adenosylmethionine synthase 2 codes for MALETFLFTSESVNEGHPDKLCDQISDAVLDACLAQDADSKVACETCTKTNMVMVFGEITTKANVDYEKIVRDTCREIGFVSADVGLDADNCKVLVNIEQQSPDIAQGVHGHLTKRPEEIGAGDQGHMFGYATDETEELMPLSHVLATKLGAKLTEVRKNGTCAWLRPDGKTQVTVEYFNDNGAMVPIRVHTVLISTQHDETVTNDEIAADLKEHVIKPVIPEKYLDEKTIFHLNPSGRFVIGGPHGDAGLTGRKIIIDTYGGWGAHGGGAFSGKDPTKVDRSGAYIVRQAAKSIVACGLARRCIVQVSYAIGVAEPLSVFVDSYGTGKIPDKEILKIVKETFDFRPGMIAINLDLKRGNGRFLKTAAYGHFGRDDADFTWEVVKPLKWDKVQA; via the coding sequence GCCTGCCTAGCTCAGGACGCCGACAGCAAGGTGGCCTGCGAGACCTGCACCAAGACCAACATGGTCATGGTGTTCGGTGAGATCACCACCAAGGCTAATGTCGACTACGAGAAGATCGTCCGTGATACTTGCCGTGAAATCGGGTTTGTTTCAGCTGATGTGGGTCTTGATGCCGACAACTGCAAGGTGCTAGTTAACATTGAGCAGCAGAGCCCTGACATTGCTCAAGGTGTTCACGGTCATTTGACCAAGAGGCCCGAGGAGATCGGAGCTGGTGACCAAGGTCACATGTTTGGCTATGCCACTGATGAGACCGAGGAGTTGATGCCTCTCAGCCATGTCCTCGCAACCAAGCTCGGTGCTAAGCTCACTGAAGTTCGCAAGAATGGTACTTGCGCATGGTTGAGGCCTGATGGCAAGACCCAAGTGACTGTTGAGTACTTCAATGACAACGGTGCCATGGTTCCAATCCGTGTCCACACTGTGCTCATTTCTACCCAGCACGATGAAACCGTGACCAACGATGAGATCGCTGCTGATCTGAAGGAGCATGTGATCAAGCCTGTGATCCCAGAGAAGTACCTTGATGAGAAGACCATCTTCCACTTGAACCCGTCTGGCCGATTTGTCATTGGAGGGCCTCATGGTGATGCTGGTCTCACTGGCCGCAAGATCATCATTGACACCTACGGAGGCTGGGGCGCTCACGGAGGCGGTGCCTTCTCTGGCAAGGACCCAACCAAGGTCGACAGGAGTGGAGCATACATCGTGAGGCAGGCAGCCAAGTCCATTGTTGCCTGTGGACTTGCAAGGAGGTGCATTGTGCAAGTTTCTTACGCCATTGGTGTGGCTGAGCCATTGTCTGTGTTTGTCGACTCTTACGGCACCGGAAAGATCCCGGACAAGGAGATCCTCAAGATTGTGAAGGAGACCTTTGATTTCAGGCCTGGTATGATTGCCATCAACCTTGATCTCAAGAGGGGCAATGGAAGGTTTTTGAAGACCGCTGCTTATGGGCATTTTGGAAGGGATGATGCTGACTTCACCTGGGAGGTGGTGAAGCCACTCAAGTGGGATAAGGTTCAAGCTTGA